In Candidatus Chlorohelix allophototropha, one DNA window encodes the following:
- a CDS encoding acetyl-CoA carboxylase biotin carboxylase subunit, whose protein sequence is MFNRILIANRGEIARRIIRTCKRMGIETVAVHSDADMMLPFVNEATYAILIGLAPAHASYLNMEIILEVAQQAECEAIHPGYGFLAENPMFADRCQELGMVFIGPSPEAMAAMGEKVAARELMRKAGVPVAPGTSEPISDIELAVALAEEIGYPVLVKPSAGGGGIGMTIANNADKLRQGIKTAQSRAQRAFGDDSVFIERYVPGARHVEVQVLFDAHGQGVHLYERECSVQRRYQKVIEETPSPALVNNPELRQRMTQAALQAAAAVGYRNAGTVEFILGENGEFYFLEMNTRLQVEHPVTEMTLGLDLVELQLRVAAGEPLPLKQAEFAPKGHAIEFRIYAEDPVSFLPQPGTISLYQPPELSEFVRLDSGYGKGDAITPHYDPLIAKLVVWGENRAEALERSRVALSQFQIEGLKTNLPLHLRLLDDPAFVSGNYNTGLLKA, encoded by the coding sequence ATGTTTAATAGAATATTGATTGCAAATCGAGGCGAAATTGCCCGCCGTATCATCCGCACTTGCAAGCGGATGGGCATTGAAACCGTGGCAGTACACAGCGATGCCGATATGATGCTGCCCTTTGTGAACGAAGCCACTTACGCTATCCTAATCGGGCTTGCCCCTGCTCACGCCAGCTATTTGAATATGGAAATCATTCTGGAGGTGGCGCAACAAGCCGAGTGCGAGGCGATTCATCCCGGCTACGGCTTTTTGGCAGAAAACCCGATGTTCGCCGATCGTTGTCAAGAGTTGGGGATGGTGTTTATAGGACCCTCGCCCGAAGCGATGGCGGCGATGGGCGAGAAGGTGGCGGCGCGCGAACTGATGCGTAAGGCGGGAGTGCCTGTCGCCCCCGGCACGTCCGAGCCGATCAGCGATATTGAACTGGCGGTGGCGTTGGCAGAAGAAATCGGCTATCCGGTGCTGGTGAAGCCGAGCGCGGGTGGCGGCGGTATCGGCATGACCATTGCCAATAACGCCGACAAATTGCGGCAGGGTATCAAAACCGCGCAAAGTCGCGCCCAACGCGCTTTTGGCGACGATTCGGTTTTCATCGAACGCTATGTGCCGGGGGCGCGCCATGTGGAAGTGCAAGTGCTGTTTGACGCGCACGGTCAGGGGGTGCATCTGTACGAACGCGAGTGCAGCGTGCAACGCCGTTACCAGAAGGTGATTGAGGAAACGCCCTCGCCCGCGCTGGTGAATAACCCGGAGTTGCGGCAGCGCATGACGCAAGCGGCGTTACAGGCGGCGGCAGCGGTGGGCTATCGCAACGCCGGAACGGTGGAGTTTATTTTGGGAGAGAACGGCGAGTTCTATTTCCTCGAAATGAATACGCGCTTGCAGGTAGAGCATCCCGTTACCGAGATGACGCTAGGGCTGGATTTGGTGGAGTTGCAGTTGCGCGTGGCGGCGGGTGAGCCGTTGCCGCTCAAGCAAGCCGAGTTTGCGCCGAAGGGTCACGCCATCGAGTTTCGCATCTACGCGGAAGACCCGGTGAGTTTTCTGCCGCAGCCCGGCACTATCAGTCTGTACCAACCGCCCGAATTGAGCGAGTTTGTGCGCCTCGATAGCGGCTACGGCAAGGGCGATGCGATTACGCCACATTACGATCCGCTGATTGCCAAGCTGGTGGTGTGGGGTGAGAATCGCGCCGAGGCGTTGGAGCGCAGTCGGGTGGCTCTTTCGCAGTTCCAAATCGAGGGTCTCAAAACCAACCTGCCGCTACATTTGCGCTTGCTGGACGATCCCGCTTTCGTCAGCGGCAATTACAATACCGGGCTTCTCAAAGCTTAA
- a CDS encoding GNAT family N-acetyltransferase: MGFEFGKFWRKDNIPNNERITVRQGRNTPEDREAARALMQETFDYHEKLGMGEPGLTFKPASQASYMEECISALLYGDNESVRALLAFRGKQAVGFALVRIMSDYYYTLDHYGYIEQLIVTEQARQQGAGAMLLEACYDWLKSRRIHSATLKVYGTNRAALRFYEREGFSHLRYELIKHF; encoded by the coding sequence ATGGGTTTTGAGTTTGGTAAGTTCTGGCGCAAAGATAACATCCCCAACAACGAACGCATCACCGTCAGGCAAGGACGCAACACGCCGGAAGACCGCGAGGCAGCGCGGGCGTTGATGCAGGAAACCTTCGATTACCACGAAAAGCTAGGCATGGGTGAACCGGGACTAACCTTCAAGCCTGCGTCGCAAGCCAGCTACATGGAAGAATGTATTAGCGCGTTGCTCTACGGTGATAACGAATCGGTACGCGCCTTGCTGGCGTTCAGGGGCAAACAAGCGGTGGGCTTTGCGCTGGTGCGCATCATGAGTGATTACTATTATACCCTCGACCACTACGGCTACATCGAGCAACTAATCGTAACCGAACAAGCGCGGCAGCAGGGCGCGGGCGCAATGTTGCTGGAAGCCTGCTACGATTGGCTGAAATCGCGCCGCATCCACAGCGCCACCCTCAAGGTGTACGGCACGAACCGCGCTGCACTGCGCTTCTACGAACGCGAGGGCTTTTCGCACCTGCGCTACGAGCTAATCAAACATTTCTAG
- a CDS encoding biotin/lipoyl-containing protein, which produces MTEVKAPISGTVWQVPAVVGQAVEEEEDLIILESMKMEIPVSAPISGTVSEILVEPGRFVNQGDVLVVLE; this is translated from the coding sequence ATGACCGAGGTGAAAGCCCCGATATCGGGTACAGTTTGGCAAGTACCGGCGGTAGTAGGACAAGCGGTGGAAGAAGAAGAAGATTTGATAATCCTTGAGTCCATGAAAATGGAAATCCCGGTAAGTGCGCCTATCTCCGGCACGGTTAGCGAAATTCTAGTCGAGCCGGGCAGGTTTGTGAATCAGGGTGACGTTCTGGTGGTGCTGGAATAA